From the Salinigranum rubrum genome, the window GGTGTCGATGTCGGCCCGCCGCGGCAGCCTTACGACGCCATCGGTGAGACCGGACGGGAAGCGATCGATGAATGGATGGACGAGATGGGCATCCCGCGGATGTAACGAGTGTTCACTCAAAAATCGTCATTGGCATAGGACCCATTAAACACAAACCCGGCCGACGCTCGGACCACTATGTCTTTTCACGTTCTGTTGCGCAATTCGGGAAATAGATATGAGGGTCAAAAACACCGGAAACAGACGAAAAACAGCGATGGTAGTCTACGCATGTCGAATATTAAGTTCGAGTTCATTAGAGACACCCAACAGCAGATCCGGAATGTCCTCTGTGTACCAGTCCCCCTTCAGGCGATGCGTAGGTCCAGATACACTGAGAGCACCGAGAATCTCGTGCTCTTTTCCTCTGATCGGGACACCAACTGCGCGTAACCCCTGAATGCTCTCTTCGTCGTTGAATGCGTAGCCACGCTCTCGGATAGTGTCTAGTTGCGAGAAGAATTCGTCGTGGTCGGTGATTGTATGGGGAGTGAGTTCGGGAAGCCACGTGCGTCGATGATTGCCTCCACTCGTTCTCGGGGAGTGAAGCCAGAATTGCCTTCCCGGCCGACGAGGAGTGGATGTTGACGCGTTTGCCGATTCCGGGATCAGTTAGTACTGCGTGCTGGCCGGCGGCCCGGAAGAGATATACCGAATAGCCGTGCTCCTCGACCATCAACTGCGCCCGTTCATCCGTCTCTTGAGCGAGTTCGTTCACTTTCTGTTTGGCCATTCGATAGGCGTCTTGGATGTTTTGGTGTGCTCACCGAGCTCGAGAAATCGGAATCCGAGGAGGTACACGTCGCCTTCTTTTACGACGTACTCCATGTCCAGCAACGTTTCGAGGTGACGGTAAGCCGTGCTCTTTGCCATGCCGAGTGAGTTTGCTACCTCCGTCAATCGACACCCGTTCGACTCCCGGAGGTGTTCGATTATCCGGAACGCTGTAATCACGGATTTCACATGATCCATGTCACCTGTGTCGTCTTCTTGCATGATAGAACCTTGAGAAAGGCGAGGTATAAAAGGTTTCGAATGATCGAACAGCGGTTATTGTTATTCAGGTGATTGTCGTGCAGTTTAGAACGGTCTTTAGA encodes:
- a CDS encoding helix-turn-helix domain-containing protein encodes the protein MQEDDTGDMDHVKSVITAFRIIEHLRESNGCRLTEVANSLGMAKSTAYRHLETLLDMEYVVKEGDVYLLGFRFLELGEHTKTSKTPIEWPNRK